The following proteins are encoded in a genomic region of Sulfurovum indicum:
- the pyrH gene encoding UMP kinase produces the protein MVKRVLVKFSGEALAGKEGYGIDTKILNYIAGEIKELVDNGVEVGIVVGGGNIIRGVTAAADGIIKRTSGDYMGMLATVINGVAIQEALEHAGLEARLQSAIDMHEIGEAFIVRRARRHLEKGRVVIFAGGTGNPYFTTDTAATLRASEIEADLLIKATKVDGVYDKDPAKFDDAVKLEALTYDQALNDHIRVMDDTSIALAKENNLPIVVCNMFEKGNLLAIIKGDMSLCSIVK, from the coding sequence GTGGTAAAAAGAGTATTGGTAAAGTTTTCCGGTGAAGCATTGGCCGGCAAAGAAGGCTACGGGATCGACACAAAGATCCTCAACTATATCGCAGGCGAGATCAAAGAGCTTGTCGATAACGGTGTTGAAGTCGGTATTGTTGTCGGCGGGGGAAATATTATTCGCGGCGTGACTGCTGCTGCGGATGGAATTATCAAAAGAACCTCAGGTGACTATATGGGAATGCTTGCCACAGTTATCAACGGCGTAGCGATTCAGGAAGCACTTGAGCATGCAGGGCTCGAAGCACGCTTGCAGTCTGCGATCGATATGCATGAGATCGGTGAAGCGTTCATTGTCAGACGTGCGAGAAGACACCTTGAAAAGGGAAGAGTCGTCATATTTGCAGGAGGTACCGGAAATCCCTACTTTACGACCGATACTGCTGCGACACTGAGAGCTTCCGAGATCGAAGCGGACCTTCTTATCAAGGCGACAAAGGTTGATGGGGTATATGACAAAGATCCTGCGAAGTTTGATGATGCGGTCAAACTTGAGGCATTGACGTACGACCAGGCACTCAATGATCATATCAGGGTGATGGATGATACCTCTATTGCCCTGGCAAAAGAGAATAACTTGCCGATCGTTGTGTGCAATATGTTTGAAAAAGGTAATCTGTTGGCAATCATCAAAGGCGATATGAGTCTTTGTTCTATTGTCAAATAG
- a CDS encoding DNA-directed RNA polymerase subunit omega has translation MRTEQLTAKALEKVDYDKYLLANAVGKRAEEIAGGAKPLIDVDPKMVKHTDIALQEIAEGKLIVSLEG, from the coding sequence ATGAGAACCGAACAATTAACTGCAAAAGCACTTGAGAAAGTGGACTATGATAAATATCTCTTGGCAAATGCCGTAGGAAAAAGAGCAGAAGAGATCGCAGGCGGCGCCAAGCCGCTTATAGATGTGGACCCTAAAATGGTGAAGCACACTGACATTGCTCTGCAGGAGATCGCAGAAGGCAAGCTTATAGTAAGTCTTGAGGGATAA
- a CDS encoding RelA/SpoT family protein produces MDAFLAKVKEIHTIEEATALLWEQLPSPSSQTTKALDVAMTAHDGQKRKSGEPYIVHPILVAVITASISADETMVQAALLHDVVEDTDIDLEDLEHEFGEDVTHMVEGLTKIVEIRDEELAPSGSDDRLISSALTFRKMLIASIKDIRVLVIKLCDRLHNMLTLDALPLHKQKRIAEETLVVYSPIAHRLGISRLKNHLEDLSFYYIYPDDYAKIDTYIKANAQNLQFKLNAFIQKVRTLMEKNGFEGMHFEIIGRVKHYYSIYLKMHRKGVSIEEVLDLLAIRIIVNEPLECYKVLGLMHLNFTPLISRFKDYIAVPKENGYKTIHTTLFNEEGIVEAQIRTAQMHRLAEYGVAAHWKYKEGSNSVNLQWLESLSYQNESVEEFYELAKSDLFSEDITVFSPKGDYYTLPKGSVVLDFAYAIHSEVGANATGALVNKQKSSLLTVLKNGDIVRIIKDDMPHLHCSWQDAVKTSKAKEGIRSHCRARLKETDTFSAYNILATLFDQSVDAIKRRIEAMGLAESIHKLPTQLDFFKETIRKLAVYIGAKEVRFWELLKKGYKKPQPKKIEHFKFFTNKPLDGVEFDYCCHPKVGDKIVAFYKDSKAIIHHKLCKKAYAKILNAEPMIFVSWSGTKLSRYRLIISLQNQKGVLADLLARLSSLDMNVISIELGIKNSESAEYCRIEVESAESRKSVLEEKIAQQFKLIEMISLDDAYNK; encoded by the coding sequence TTGGATGCGTTTCTCGCTAAAGTTAAAGAGATACATACGATAGAAGAGGCGACAGCCCTTCTGTGGGAACAACTTCCCTCTCCTTCTTCCCAGACCACCAAAGCGCTTGATGTCGCTATGACCGCTCATGACGGACAAAAGCGAAAAAGCGGTGAACCCTATATCGTACATCCCATTCTTGTTGCCGTGATCACTGCCTCCATCTCCGCTGATGAGACAATGGTGCAGGCAGCACTGCTGCATGATGTGGTGGAAGATACGGATATTGATCTTGAAGATCTTGAACATGAGTTTGGCGAGGATGTGACCCATATGGTTGAAGGACTCACCAAGATCGTGGAGATAAGGGATGAAGAACTGGCCCCGTCCGGTTCTGATGACAGGCTTATCTCTTCGGCATTGACTTTCCGTAAGATGCTTATCGCATCGATTAAAGATATACGTGTTTTGGTCATTAAACTTTGTGACAGGCTGCATAATATGCTTACTTTGGATGCCCTGCCGCTCCATAAACAAAAACGTATTGCTGAAGAGACACTGGTGGTGTACTCGCCGATCGCCCATAGACTGGGAATATCACGCTTGAAAAATCATCTGGAAGATCTGAGTTTTTACTATATCTACCCCGATGATTATGCCAAGATTGATACCTATATCAAAGCCAATGCACAGAATCTTCAGTTCAAACTGAATGCTTTTATTCAGAAAGTCAGGACACTGATGGAGAAGAACGGCTTTGAGGGCATGCATTTTGAGATCATAGGACGGGTGAAGCATTACTACTCCATCTATCTCAAAATGCACCGCAAAGGAGTGAGTATTGAAGAGGTACTTGATCTGCTGGCGATCCGTATTATTGTCAATGAACCGCTGGAGTGCTACAAAGTACTTGGATTGATGCATCTGAACTTTACACCGCTGATCTCACGTTTCAAGGACTATATAGCTGTTCCCAAAGAGAACGGCTATAAAACCATCCATACGACACTCTTCAATGAAGAGGGAATAGTGGAGGCACAGATACGTACTGCACAAATGCACCGTCTGGCTGAATACGGAGTTGCTGCACACTGGAAATACAAAGAGGGAAGCAACAGTGTCAATCTCCAGTGGCTGGAGAGTCTTTCTTATCAGAATGAATCGGTCGAAGAGTTCTATGAATTGGCAAAGAGTGACCTTTTTTCTGAAGATATTACGGTGTTCTCTCCCAAAGGGGATTATTATACGCTTCCCAAAGGGTCGGTTGTACTTGATTTTGCCTATGCCATTCACTCGGAAGTAGGTGCCAATGCCACAGGTGCACTGGTCAACAAACAGAAATCCTCTCTGCTTACGGTACTGAAGAATGGTGACATCGTCAGGATCATTAAAGATGATATGCCGCATCTTCACTGTTCCTGGCAGGATGCTGTGAAAACATCCAAGGCCAAAGAGGGAATACGAAGCCACTGTCGTGCAAGGCTTAAAGAGACAGATACCTTCTCTGCCTATAATATTCTCGCGACACTTTTTGACCAAAGTGTTGATGCTATAAAAAGACGTATAGAAGCTATGGGACTTGCAGAATCGATTCATAAACTTCCTACACAACTGGATTTTTTCAAAGAGACCATCCGTAAACTTGCAGTCTACATCGGTGCGAAAGAGGTACGTTTCTGGGAGCTTCTGAAAAAAGGTTACAAGAAGCCTCAACCCAAAAAGATCGAGCATTTTAAGTTTTTTACCAACAAGCCGTTGGACGGTGTAGAGTTTGATTATTGCTGTCATCCGAAAGTTGGGGACAAAATTGTTGCATTTTATAAGGACAGTAAGGCTATTATACATCATAAATTGTGCAAGAAAGCCTATGCGAAAATTCTCAATGCAGAACCGATGATCTTTGTAAGCTGGAGCGGCACTAAACTCTCCCGCTACAGGCTTATTATAAGCTTGCAGAACCAAAAAGGCGTATTGGCGGATCTGCTTGCCAGACTCTCTTCGCTGGATATGAATGTCATCAGTATCGAACTGGGTATTAAAAATTCAGAGAGTGCTGAGTATTGCCGGATTGAAGTTGAAAGTGCCGAATCAAGAAAGAGTGTACTGGAAGAGAAGATCGCACAACAGTTCAAACTGATCGAGATGATCAGTCTGGATGATGCATATAACAAATAA
- the tyrS gene encoding tyrosine--tRNA ligase, with the protein MSVNQALEEIRRGTAEIIDMERIETLVKKFYETGETYTVKAGFDPTGADLHLGHTVLLQKLRIFQKHGGRVQLLIGDFTAMIGDPTGKSETRKVLDRTTILENAQTYQDQVFNILDKSRTDVVFNSTWLEALGASGMVSLTTTFNVARMLERDDFEKRYKAGKSISISEFIYPLLQGYDSVELQSDIEIGGTDQKFNLLMGRFLQRAYEIGKEQAVLMMPILEGLDGVQKMSKSLNNYIGITEVPKEIYAKTLSISDELMWRYYELLSEKSLEEIAQMKEDVKTGKLHPKAAKENLALELVTRFYDEEAAKAAKEEFDNVFKANKLPDDIPEVEVEEGIWICKALVDAGIEPSTSQARRDIKQGAVRIDQEKVGDEKLNLDTGEYILQVGKRKFAKVKVGV; encoded by the coding sequence ATGTCAGTTAATCAAGCGTTAGAAGAGATCCGTAGGGGAACGGCCGAGATCATCGATATGGAACGTATCGAAACATTGGTGAAAAAGTTTTACGAAACAGGGGAGACCTATACGGTCAAAGCAGGATTTGATCCTACCGGAGCCGATCTGCATCTTGGACATACCGTACTGCTTCAGAAGCTGCGTATCTTCCAAAAACATGGAGGACGGGTACAGCTGCTCATCGGTGACTTTACTGCCATGATCGGTGATCCTACAGGAAAGAGTGAGACACGTAAAGTACTTGACAGGACTACGATTCTTGAAAATGCACAAACCTATCAGGACCAGGTTTTCAATATTCTTGACAAGAGCAGGACAGATGTGGTCTTCAACTCGACATGGCTTGAAGCACTGGGAGCTTCAGGTATGGTCTCTTTGACAACAACCTTCAATGTGGCGCGTATGCTTGAGCGTGATGACTTTGAAAAACGCTACAAAGCCGGGAAAAGCATCTCTATTTCCGAATTTATATATCCATTGCTTCAGGGATACGATTCCGTTGAGCTTCAGAGTGATATAGAGATTGGCGGGACAGACCAGAAATTCAATCTGCTGATGGGGCGGTTTTTGCAGCGTGCCTATGAAATAGGCAAGGAACAGGCAGTACTGATGATGCCTATCCTTGAAGGCCTTGACGGTGTTCAGAAAATGAGCAAGTCACTGAACAACTATATTGGTATCACGGAAGTGCCTAAAGAGATCTATGCAAAAACACTCTCTATTTCTGATGAGTTGATGTGGCGTTACTATGAACTGCTGAGTGAAAAGTCTCTTGAAGAGATCGCACAGATGAAAGAAGATGTAAAAACAGGGAAACTTCATCCCAAAGCTGCCAAAGAAAATCTTGCTCTTGAGCTGGTGACACGTTTTTATGATGAGGAAGCGGCAAAGGCTGCCAAAGAGGAGTTTGATAATGTATTCAAGGCCAATAAACTTCCCGATGATATACCTGAAGTAGAAGTAGAAGAGGGTATCTGGATCTGTAAGGCATTGGTAGATGCGGGGATAGAGCCTTCGACTTCACAGGCACGTAGGGACATTAAACAAGGTGCGGTACGTATTGATCAGGAGAAGGTAGGTGACGAGAAGCTCAATCTGGATACCGGAGAGTATATTTTACAGGTTGGAAAACGAAAATTTGCAAAAGTGAAGGTTGGAGTATGA
- a CDS encoding nitronate monooxygenase produces MTFKPLKIGKYTIEKPIIQGGMGVGISWDQLAGSVSKEGGLGVVSAVGTGVYKNRAYLDEAEMAGREHRPLEAINFYSYRALKHIFDNAREICGDRPLAANILYAQSEYDRVVQDACKAGANIIITGAGLPLTMPEAAKDYPDVALVPIVSTAKALRILCRRWKKTHDRLPDAVIVEGPLSGGHQGFKYEECFMPENQLEAILPPVVEEAKNWGDIPVIAAGGVWDHNDIIRMMELGARGVQLGTRFIGTVECDASDVMKNIIINATEDDIKLFKSPVGYPARGVKTELHKRIEEGTAPKVACISNCVTPCHRGEEAKIVGYCIADRLTDAYDGIAETGLFFTGANGYRLKEIITVKELMDKLMNGEEK; encoded by the coding sequence ATGACATTTAAACCATTAAAGATCGGAAAATATACGATAGAAAAGCCGATCATACAGGGAGGTATGGGAGTAGGTATCTCTTGGGACCAGCTGGCAGGCTCTGTTTCCAAAGAGGGAGGGCTTGGTGTAGTCTCTGCAGTAGGTACAGGTGTGTACAAAAACAGAGCCTATCTGGATGAGGCAGAAATGGCGGGGAGAGAACACAGACCGCTTGAAGCGATCAACTTCTACTCTTACAGGGCATTAAAACATATTTTTGACAATGCCAGAGAGATCTGTGGTGACAGACCGCTTGCAGCAAATATCCTTTATGCTCAAAGTGAGTATGACAGAGTGGTTCAGGATGCCTGTAAAGCCGGTGCCAATATTATTATTACCGGAGCTGGACTTCCTCTTACAATGCCTGAAGCAGCAAAAGACTATCCTGATGTAGCACTGGTACCTATTGTCTCTACGGCAAAAGCGTTGCGTATTCTCTGTAGACGATGGAAAAAAACACATGACAGACTACCTGATGCAGTGATTGTCGAGGGACCGCTCAGCGGAGGACATCAGGGATTCAAATATGAAGAGTGCTTCATGCCGGAGAACCAGCTTGAAGCGATCTTGCCACCTGTAGTGGAAGAGGCGAAGAACTGGGGTGATATTCCGGTTATTGCTGCCGGTGGAGTGTGGGATCATAACGACATTATACGGATGATGGAACTTGGTGCCAGAGGTGTACAGCTTGGTACACGTTTTATCGGTACTGTGGAGTGTGATGCTTCAGATGTGATGAAGAATATCATTATCAATGCTACAGAAGATGACATTAAACTCTTCAAGTCACCGGTAGGATACCCTGCACGCGGTGTTAAAACAGAGTTGCACAAACGTATAGAAGAGGGAACAGCTCCGAAAGTAGCGTGTATTTCGAACTGTGTAACACCGTGTCATCGCGGAGAAGAGGCAAAGATAGTAGGTTACTGTATCGCAGACAGGCTTACTGATGCCTATGACGGGATCGCAGAGACAGGGCTCTTTTTTACAGGAGCCAACGGCTACCGTCTTAAAGAGATTATAACGGTTAAAGAGCTGATGGATAAACTGATGAACGGAGAAGAGAAGTAG